The Fictibacillus arsenicus genome contains a region encoding:
- the ilvD gene encoding dihydroxy-acid dehydratase: MRSNMIKQGIDRAPHRSLLHAAGVAPEDMDKPFIGVCNSYVDIIPGHMHLNKVGQWVKEAIREAGGIPFEFNTIGVDDGIAMGHIGMRYSLPSREVIADAAETVINAHWFDGVFYIPNCDKITPGMLMAAVRTNVPAVFVSGGPMEAGKSMAGKSLSLASVFEGVGSHLAGKMTREELLELETSACPTCGSCSGMFTANSMNSIMEMLGITLPGNGTIVATSDERRELIRDAANSLMNLVKENIRPRDIITKEAIDDAFALDMAMGGSTNTVLHMLAIANEAEIDYDLTRINEIAERIPYLSKISPASDYSMQDVHRAGGVSAIINELCKMESAIHNDRITISGETLQERVRNAEILDDDVIRKKDNAYSPVGGLSILYGNIAPDGCVIKVGAVDPSIKTFQGEAIVYESQDEAIQGINNGEVREGHVVVIRYEGPKGGPGMPEMLTPTSAIAGMGLSTKVALITDGRFSGASRGISIGHISPEAAQGGPIAFIESGDPILIDLVNRTIHLMLTEDELKARKSNWVKPEPKIKKGYLARYAALVTSANTGGILKI, translated from the coding sequence ATGCGCAGTAATATGATCAAACAAGGAATCGATAGAGCCCCGCATAGAAGTCTTCTCCACGCAGCGGGTGTTGCACCAGAAGATATGGATAAACCATTTATCGGTGTTTGTAATTCCTATGTTGATATTATTCCGGGGCACATGCATTTAAATAAAGTGGGTCAATGGGTTAAAGAAGCCATAAGGGAAGCAGGCGGTATACCATTTGAATTTAATACGATTGGTGTCGATGATGGCATCGCGATGGGGCATATCGGAATGCGCTACTCGCTCCCAAGCCGAGAAGTAATTGCAGATGCAGCAGAAACAGTAATCAACGCTCATTGGTTTGATGGAGTCTTTTATATTCCAAACTGTGACAAGATCACACCAGGTATGCTGATGGCGGCTGTCAGGACGAACGTCCCTGCCGTATTTGTTTCAGGCGGACCGATGGAGGCCGGAAAATCAATGGCAGGGAAATCACTTTCACTTGCCTCTGTTTTTGAAGGTGTTGGTTCTCATTTAGCCGGAAAAATGACCCGAGAAGAGCTGCTGGAGCTTGAAACAAGTGCTTGTCCAACATGCGGATCCTGTTCAGGAATGTTTACAGCTAACAGCATGAATTCAATTATGGAAATGCTGGGGATTACTTTGCCGGGTAACGGCACAATCGTAGCAACATCAGATGAGCGGAGAGAGCTGATCCGTGATGCGGCAAACTCTCTCATGAATCTAGTAAAAGAGAATATTCGCCCTAGAGATATTATTACGAAAGAAGCGATTGACGATGCTTTTGCACTCGACATGGCAATGGGAGGCTCAACAAATACTGTTCTCCATATGCTGGCGATAGCAAATGAAGCTGAAATTGATTACGATCTGACCCGGATCAATGAAATTGCAGAAAGGATTCCCTACCTGTCTAAGATTTCTCCTGCTTCGGATTATTCCATGCAAGACGTTCACCGGGCTGGAGGCGTAAGTGCGATCATCAATGAACTTTGCAAAATGGAAAGCGCAATTCATAACGACCGTATTACGATTTCCGGTGAAACTCTTCAAGAGAGGGTTCGTAACGCTGAGATTTTAGATGATGATGTCATTCGCAAAAAGGATAATGCGTATTCACCAGTTGGCGGGTTATCGATCCTTTATGGAAACATTGCACCAGATGGCTGTGTTATCAAAGTTGGAGCGGTTGACCCTTCAATCAAGACATTTCAAGGAGAAGCGATCGTGTATGAATCTCAGGACGAAGCGATCCAGGGAATCAACAATGGTGAAGTACGAGAAGGCCATGTTGTAGTCATTCGCTATGAAGGACCTAAAGGTGGACCGGGAATGCCTGAGATGCTTACTCCAACATCTGCTATTGCAGGAATGGGATTAAGCACAAAAGTTGCGCTAATAACAGATGGACGCTTTTCAGGGGCATCCAGAGGAATTTCCATCGGTCACATCTCACCGGAAGCTGCACAAGGTGGTCCGATTGCATTTATCGAAAGTGGAGACCCGATATTAATTGATTTAGTAAATAGAACGATTCATTTAATGCTGACAGAAGATGAGTTGAAAGCAAGAAAAAGTAACTGGGTCAAACCCGAGCCAAAGATTAAAAAAGGCTATTTAGCCCGTTACGCTGCTTTAGTTACTTCAGCAAATACTGGCGGAATTTTAAAAATTTAA
- the ilvE gene encoding branched-chain-amino-acid transaminase → MQEQWVYVNGEYVLKDDAKVSVYDHGFLYGDGVFEGIRVYNGNVYRLDEHLQRLYESAQSIMLNIPHTKEELTNIIVETLQKNQYRDAYIRLVVSRGKGNLGLDPFTCGKPGVIVITEQLALFPKKLYETGLEIITVASRRNRPDVLSPKVKSLNYLNNILVKIEASLAGVSEALMLNDQGYVAEGSADNVFIVKGNTIKTPPGYLGALEGITRNAIVEIANELGYKMVEEPFTRHDVYVADEVFLTGTAAEVIAVVKVDGRVIGNGAPGEHTNKLLEAFRKKVVEEGVKVYTGQTVQAG, encoded by the coding sequence ATGCAGGAGCAATGGGTTTATGTAAATGGTGAGTACGTATTAAAAGACGATGCTAAGGTTTCAGTTTATGATCATGGTTTTTTATATGGAGATGGGGTGTTCGAAGGCATTCGGGTCTATAACGGCAACGTTTATCGGTTAGATGAACATCTTCAGCGCTTATACGAATCAGCTCAATCCATTATGCTAAACATTCCACACACGAAAGAAGAGTTAACAAACATCATTGTAGAAACGCTCCAGAAAAACCAATATCGTGATGCTTATATCCGATTAGTTGTTTCACGAGGTAAAGGCAATTTGGGATTAGATCCGTTTACATGCGGAAAACCTGGAGTCATTGTAATTACAGAGCAGCTTGCTCTCTTTCCTAAAAAACTTTATGAAACAGGTCTTGAAATCATCACTGTGGCTAGCAGAAGAAACAGACCTGATGTATTAAGTCCAAAAGTGAAATCATTGAATTACTTAAATAATATTTTAGTAAAAATTGAAGCGAGCCTGGCAGGTGTTAGTGAAGCGCTGATGCTTAATGATCAAGGATATGTAGCAGAGGGTTCTGCAGATAATGTATTCATCGTTAAAGGAAACACGATCAAAACTCCGCCTGGCTATCTAGGAGCATTAGAAGGAATTACAAGAAACGCAATTGTTGAAATCGCTAATGAACTTGGATACAAAATGGTAGAAGAACCGTTTACGAGACATGATGTGTACGTTGCTGATGAAGTCTTCCTTACCGGAACTGCTGCAGAAGTAATTGCGGTTGTAAAAGTTGACGGAAGGGTGATCGGAAACGGAGCACCTGGTGAACATACAAATAAGTTGTTAGAAGCCTTCAGGAAGAAAGTTGTTGAAGAAGGTGTAAAAGTTTATACAGGACAGACCGTGCAAGCAGGATAA
- a CDS encoding metallophosphoesterase family protein, which translates to MAKALIVSDSHGLKEELIMIKKRHEDEIDLMIHCGDSELETNAKELSGYVTVRGNMDFLGKDFPNEAIEMLGNKCLYITHGHLYDVKMSHMSLAYRAEETGAVIACFGHSHIAEAYEREGMIFINPGSIRLPRGTFEKTYAILEINDLNITVVFYSLEGKQIDHLSKEFKGN; encoded by the coding sequence ATGGCAAAAGCCTTGATTGTTAGTGACAGTCATGGGTTAAAAGAAGAATTAATTATGATAAAAAAGCGTCATGAGGATGAAATTGATCTAATGATTCATTGTGGAGATTCTGAACTTGAAACAAATGCAAAAGAACTGTCTGGATATGTTACTGTAAGGGGGAATATGGATTTTCTTGGCAAGGATTTCCCCAATGAAGCGATTGAGATGCTTGGGAATAAGTGTTTGTATATTACTCATGGGCATTTGTATGATGTTAAGATGTCTCATATGTCTCTTGCTTACAGAGCAGAAGAAACAGGTGCAGTTATTGCTTGTTTCGGTCATTCACATATTGCTGAGGCTTATGAACGAGAAGGAATGATCTTTATTAACCCGGGAAGCATAAGACTGCCCAGAGGAACTTTTGAAAAAACGTATGCTATATTAGAGATAAATGATTTAAATATCACTGTAGTTTTTTATTCACTGGAAGGAAAGCAAATTGACCATCTTTCAAAAGAGTTTAAAGGGAATTAA
- a CDS encoding XTP/dITP diphosphatase — protein sequence MKILIATKNIGKVKEFQSMFKDLGIEVISLLDIKNSPDVEETGVTFEENSIIKAEAICSIMKIPVIADDSGLEVDALEGRPGVYSARYAGSEKSDEANMDKVLSELRGVAEPNRTARFVCALAFARPDKKTFVVRGTCEGEILSERRGNEGFGYDPIFYLPQLECSMAELSKEEKNKISHRAVALQKLKDFISKEDMLWQKP from the coding sequence ATGAAAATTTTAATTGCTACAAAAAACATAGGTAAAGTCAAAGAGTTTCAATCCATGTTCAAAGATTTAGGTATTGAAGTCATATCGCTGCTTGACATAAAAAATAGTCCAGATGTTGAAGAAACTGGGGTTACTTTTGAAGAAAATTCAATTATAAAGGCAGAAGCCATTTGTTCCATTATGAAAATTCCGGTTATCGCTGATGATTCAGGTCTTGAGGTGGATGCACTCGAAGGAAGACCAGGAGTTTATTCTGCAAGATATGCGGGAAGCGAGAAAAGTGATGAGGCTAATATGGATAAAGTTTTAAGTGAACTTAGGGGTGTAGCTGAACCAAATCGGACAGCACGTTTTGTTTGTGCATTAGCTTTTGCAAGACCAGACAAAAAAACATTTGTCGTAAGAGGTACATGCGAAGGTGAAATATTGTCAGAAAGACGTGGTAATGAAGGGTTTGGATATGACCCGATCTTCTACCTTCCCCAATTAGAATGTTCCATGGCAGAATTGTCAAAAGAAGAAAAGAATAAGATCAGCCACAGAGCTGTCGCATTGCAAAAATTAAAAGATTTTATCAGCAAGGAGGACATGCTATGGCAAAAGCCTTGA
- a CDS encoding GerMN domain-containing protein has protein sequence MRKIMKSGAPLLFLSVSLLVSGCGIGGEKAGTELDPPKVNYVKEGKSLDKKEKTAKTESTQKRQLFLFDSNGMVVPQVLALPKNDETAKQVLQYLVKDGPVSNMIPNGFQAVLPADTEVLSVNIKKGTATANFSKEFKEYNAKDEMKILQAITFTLTQFDNIKKVKIQIEGKNQNSMPVNNTPVGEGVSRVDGINLENGSVADITNSELVTLYFLAQTQDQTYYVPVTRRVAKEGTDKVTATIEHLIDGPSAESNLLTDFRTDVKLLSTPVVKDGVVTLNFNGAVLDNKEESMIADEVLNSIVLSLTELSEVKKVAIKVDGKSKIFTEKGKELTAPVSRPKEVNTGEF, from the coding sequence ATGCGCAAAATAATGAAGTCAGGGGCTCCGCTGCTTTTTTTATCAGTGTCATTACTGGTATCAGGTTGCGGAATAGGGGGAGAGAAAGCAGGAACTGAGCTTGATCCCCCAAAAGTGAATTACGTGAAGGAAGGAAAGTCGCTTGATAAAAAAGAAAAAACAGCCAAGACCGAGAGCACTCAAAAAAGACAGCTGTTTTTATTCGACAGCAACGGTATGGTTGTACCTCAAGTCCTTGCTTTGCCGAAAAATGATGAAACGGCCAAGCAAGTTCTGCAATATCTCGTAAAAGATGGTCCGGTAAGCAATATGATTCCGAATGGCTTTCAAGCTGTATTGCCTGCAGATACGGAAGTTCTATCGGTAAATATAAAAAAAGGTACGGCGACTGCAAACTTTTCAAAAGAATTTAAGGAGTATAATGCAAAAGATGAAATGAAGATTCTTCAGGCCATAACCTTTACGCTTACACAGTTTGATAATATTAAAAAAGTGAAGATACAGATCGAAGGCAAGAACCAAAACTCAATGCCAGTAAATAATACACCTGTTGGTGAAGGTGTAAGCAGAGTAGATGGAATTAACCTCGAGAACGGCAGCGTAGCAGATATAACAAACAGTGAACTTGTAACACTTTACTTTTTAGCCCAGACGCAAGATCAAACTTACTATGTACCCGTAACGCGCCGTGTAGCGAAAGAAGGAACCGACAAGGTCACAGCTACAATTGAACATTTAATAGACGGTCCTTCAGCTGAAAGCAACCTTCTGACTGATTTTAGAACGGATGTAAAACTATTGAGTACTCCTGTTGTAAAAGATGGAGTGGTTACTCTTAATTTCAATGGTGCTGTATTAGATAACAAAGAAGAAAGTATGATTGCAGATGAAGTATTAAATTCGATTGTTCTTTCTTTAACTGAGCTTTCAGAGGTTAAGAAGGTCGCTATAAAAGTAGATGGAAAGTCTAAGATCTTTACCGAGAAAGGAAAAGAGCTAACAGCCCCAGTTTCCCGTCCGAAAGAAGTTAATACAGGTGAATTTTAA
- the racE gene encoding glutamate racemase, whose protein sequence is MYVLNRPIGVIDSGVGGLTVVRELMKQLPKEEIIYLGDTKRCPYGPRPFEEVRTYTWEMINFLIDQEIKLLVIACNTATAAVLDEAKKKLDIPVIGVIHPGARSALKATKNNHVGVIGTIGTINSGAYKQALQQIRSDVIVESLACPLFVPLVEQGKLSGEETLNAVSETLYPLKDVSIDTLILGCTHYPLLRPVIQRVMGEHIKILCSGAETAREVSVILDHSGILNTGEKKPVHRFLATAESSQFLKIANHWLNTKIDKVECIKL, encoded by the coding sequence ATGTATGTTTTGAATAGACCTATAGGCGTAATAGATTCAGGAGTGGGCGGATTAACCGTTGTCAGAGAGCTGATGAAACAGCTCCCAAAAGAAGAAATCATATATTTAGGTGATACTAAGCGTTGTCCATATGGTCCTAGACCTTTTGAAGAGGTAAGAACATATACGTGGGAAATGATTAACTTTCTTATAGACCAGGAGATTAAATTACTTGTAATCGCATGTAATACCGCTACAGCTGCTGTATTAGATGAAGCGAAAAAGAAGCTCGATATACCTGTAATAGGGGTTATACACCCTGGGGCGCGCTCTGCCTTAAAAGCAACTAAGAATAACCATGTAGGCGTGATTGGTACGATAGGAACAATAAATAGCGGAGCGTATAAGCAGGCCCTTCAGCAGATCCGCAGTGATGTAATCGTGGAGAGCTTGGCTTGTCCATTATTCGTTCCTTTAGTTGAACAAGGGAAGCTTTCCGGAGAAGAAACATTGAATGCTGTTTCAGAAACATTATATCCTCTTAAGGATGTTTCAATAGACACGCTGATTTTAGGCTGTACACATTACCCTTTGTTACGGCCGGTAATTCAGCGAGTAATGGGTGAACATATCAAAATCTTATGTTCAGGTGCAGAAACCGCCCGGGAGGTTTCCGTTATTCTCGATCATAGCGGAATTTTAAACACTGGAGAAAAGAAACCGGTGCACAGATTTTTAGCGACTGCAGAAAGCAGCCAGTTTTTAAAAATAGCCAATCATTGGCTTAATACAAAAATAGATAAGGTAGAATGTATCAAGCTTTAA